Proteins encoded within one genomic window of Episyrphus balteatus chromosome 1, idEpiBalt1.1, whole genome shotgun sequence:
- the LOC129906453 gene encoding uncharacterized protein LOC129906453: MTKRIDIFNIWYSAKKVGSAAKANETWTVFKQTHKIEDLQAKKKILNLCKCFQRRWEACSKKKNVLLSKNSAWLDVEEDFSAVQEQQDENISQKPHGRPKKPFLESSSRTKRRRIAEIVDIVDEDIACALKKCQSKENIQIKQLDTNDALKLLVEAKLSKHQYQVIRNLVNQKTEVDVFPSYVKVLKAKQDCYPELQTIKITDSLAEVSLQGLLNHTAERIVESQQEIFENLENDFGHLTLIGKWGFDGSSGQSEYKQRISGEFSDSDMFITSYVPIQLYSQMGSEKKIVWHNPRPGSTRYCRPIRFQLKKETADLSRTEQEYIQTQINELNETVIKISDRFIRVKHILKLTMVDGKVCNALSHTASQQVCYICGAKPSNMNDIESSLERTINEDFLDFGISPLHAWIRFFEFFIHLAYRLDFKKWRTGSVEKPLMDAQKKRIQGEFRQIGLIVDKPKQGGGNSNDGNTARRFFANPSVSSQITGVKQSVIERCAVILKTLASCFAINAEIFQEYTQETAREIVAEYPWYPLPASVHKVLIHGGQIVKHSILPIGQFTEEAAEAKNKDVKFFRSKNTRKTSRTSTNTDLLNRLLLTSDPLLSNERNLKKNQKSTLSKEILNLLL, from the exons ATGACCAAGCGAAtcgatatttttaatatttggtacTCGGCTAAAAAAGTTGGCAGTGCTGCAAAAGCCAACGAAACTTGGACGGTTTTTAAGCAAACTCATAAAATTGAAGATTTGCAAGCTAAGAAAAAGATACTTAATCTTTGTAAATGCTTTCAAAGAAGGTGGGAGGCCTgctcaaagaagaaaaacgtACTTTTATCTAAAAACAGTGCTTGGCTTGATGTCGAGGAAGATTTTAGTGCTGTACAAGAACAACAAGATGAGAATATCTCACAAAAACCTCATGGCAGACCAAAAAAGCCATTTTTGGAAAGCTCATCTAGGACAAAAAGGAGACGTATTGCAGAGATCGTTGACATCGTAGATGAAGATATCGCTTGtgctttgaaaaaatgtcagtccaaagaaaatattcaaattaaacAACTTGACACGAATGATGCTTTGAAGCTTTTGGTTGAGgcaaaattgtcaaaacatcaGTACCAAGTCATCAGGAACTTGGTAAACCAAAAAACTGAAGTCGATGTTTTTCCAAGCTACGTTAAAGTTCTTAAAGCCAAACAAGATTGTTACCCAGAACttcaaacaattaaaataacgGATTCATTGGCTGAAGTTTCGCTTCAAGGGCTTCTTAATCATACAGCTGAACGCATCGTAGAATCTCaacaagaaatttttgaaaatttggagAATGATTTcg GTCATCTTACTCTAATCGGCAAATGGGGCTTTGATGGAAGCAGTGGACAGTCTGAGTACAAGCAAAGAATATCCGGCGAATTCAGCGATTCGGACATGTTTATAACTTCATATGTTCCAATACAACTTTATTCGCAAATGGGTTctgaaaagaaaattgtatGGCATAATCCTCGGCCAGGATCAACTCGATACTGTCGACCAATacgttttcaattgaaaaaagaaaCGGCAGACTTGAGCCGAACTGAGCAAGAGTATATACAGACCCAAATAAATGAACTGAATGAAACAGTTATAAAGATATCCGACCGTTTTATCAGAGTAAAGCATATACTTAAACTGACAATGGTTGACGGTAAGGTATGCAACGCTTTGTCTCATACGGCTTCACAACAAGTTTGTTATATTTGTGGAGCAAAACCTTCCAATATGAACGACATTGAAAGCTCGTTAGAAAGAACGATAAATGAAGATTTCTTAGATTTCGGCATATCTCCACTCCATGCATGGATAAggttttttgagttcttcatTCATTTAGCCTATAGGTTGGACTTTAAAAAATGGCGTACGGGAAGTGTTGAAAAGCCTCTTATGGACGCACAAAAAAAACGTATCCAAGGAGAATTCAGGCAAATTGGGTTGATAGTCGACAAGCCAAAACAAGGTGGAGGCAATTCCAATGATGGAAATACTGCCCGCAGATTTTTCGCGAACCCATCTGTATCTTCCCAAATAACTGGAGTAAAACAGTCAGTAATAGAAAGATGTgctgtaattttgaaaactttggcAAGCTGTTTTGCAATAAATGCTGAGATATTCCAGGAATACACTCAAGAAACAGCCAGAGAAATTGTTGCGGAGTATCCTTGGTACCCATTGCCAGCTTCAGTGCACAAGGTTTTAATACATGGCGGCCAAATAGTAAAACATTCAATATTGCCTATAGGGCAATTTACGGAGGAGGCAGCTGAAGCCAAAAACAAAGATGTGAAGTTTTTCCGTTCGAAAAACACCCGAAAAACATCAAGGACGTCAACAAACACGGATTTGTTAAATAGGCTATTATTAACTTCGGACCCATTGCTTTCTAacgaaagaaatttaaaaaaaaatcaaaaatcgacTCTATCCAAggagattttaaatttattgttgtaa